One genomic region from Gemmatimonadota bacterium encodes:
- a CDS encoding NAD(P)-binding protein translates to MATGRNGAKPRRIAIVGGGVSGLGAAWALHHHPDRFDFRLYEARDQVGGNAITADMPQDDGSTVPFDISVTALIPSVYQHILLLMQQFGIELLDTRFNYSVKYYGRVYAHDFDSDIRRQLQPEIARFQRVLKRLHWFGRLTRSRSRLLNALNPFSYITMRTVLNLGGFSGDFRYKILKPMFVNFLMATNVFDMPA, encoded by the coding sequence ATGGCAACCGGTCGGAATGGCGCAAAACCGCGGCGTATCGCCATTGTCGGCGGCGGGGTATCGGGGCTCGGGGCCGCATGGGCGCTGCATCACCACCCGGACCGGTTCGATTTCCGGCTGTACGAGGCCCGGGACCAGGTCGGTGGAAACGCGATTACGGCCGACATGCCGCAGGATGACGGCAGCACCGTTCCCTTCGACATATCCGTCACCGCGCTGATACCGTCTGTATATCAGCACATCCTGTTGTTGATGCAGCAGTTCGGCATCGAATTACTCGATACCCGGTTCAACTACAGCGTGAAATACTACGGCCGGGTCTACGCTCACGATTTCGACTCCGACATCAGACGGCAACTGCAGCCCGAGATCGCCAGGTTTCAGCGGGTCCTGAAGCGTCTGCACTGGTTCGGCCGGCTGACCCGTTCCCGGTCGAGGCTGCTGAACGCCCTCAACCCGTTCAGTTACATCACCATGAGGACGGTGCTCAACCTGGGCGGTTTTTCCGGAGACTTCAGGTACAAGATCCTGAAGCCCATGTTCGTCAACTTCCTGATGGCCACGAACGTGTTCGACATGCCGGC